From a region of the Impatiens glandulifera chromosome 4, dImpGla2.1, whole genome shotgun sequence genome:
- the LOC124934232 gene encoding 60S ribosomal protein L18a-like, translating into MAYRFHQYQVVGRALPSETDEHPKIYRMKLWATNEVRAKSKFWYFLRKLKKIKKSNGQLLAINEIFEKNPTKIKNYGIWLRYQSRTGYHNMYKEYRDTTLNGSVEQMYTEMASRHRVRHHCIQIIKTATIPAKLCKRESTKQFHNSSIKFPLVSKKVRPPSRKLKTTYKASRPNLFM; encoded by the coding sequence ATGGCTTATAGGTTTCATCAGTATCAGGTTGTTGGGAGGGCTCTCCCATCCGAAACTGATGAACATCCCAAGATCTACCGGATGAAACTTTGGGCTACCAATGAAGTTCGCGCCAAGTCTAAGTTCTGGTACTTTTTGAGGAAATTGAAGAAGATTAAGAAAAGTAATGGTCAACTTCTTGCCATCAACGAGATATTTGAGAAGAACCCCACCAAGATCAAGAACTATGGTATTTGGCTCCGATATCAGAGTCGAACTGGTTACCATAACATGTACAAGGAATACAGAGACACAACCTTGAATGGAAGTGTTGAGCAGATGTATACTGAGATGGCATCCCGTCATAGGGTTCGTCACCATTGCATTCAGATCATCAAGACTGCCACCATTCCTGCTAAGCTATGCAAAAGGGAGAGCACCAAGCAGTTCCATAACTCTTCGATCAAGTTTCCATTGGtctctaagaaggttagaccaCCAAGCAGGAAGTTGAAGACCACTTACAAGGCTTCTAGGCCTAATCTGTTTATGTAG